The Penicillium digitatum chromosome 6, complete sequence genome has a window encoding:
- a CDS encoding Acetyltransferase, GNAT family — protein MAIYIYEHDAATTIPVLISELPYSTTLLRRIQHGIAYPHETAHLLATFPPGFPPGAGQPWLAARVDLFSGRTTQMIIYSSLEAEHTSISPIVTIDSTRATTSERLNVDTAGSNQNETTDHDADTETIISTFSANPPILAVARAQLLALLSYVKTNLLPSYLSYLEKLAQATSTEAETLPVSLSSTPNNTSPTANNSSVPLIPAPDPQAFLIGSLHTGLFSLLQRSGSYTLSDSIPKIRVHRFDDPPYYKYFFRRSEFSPEAESGRSADLPSADLSLPSGYRFRDRKGREGVLSTHLDLVQSRTHIPRPRTQLSTMPSVAVYFDAGSCDSEEVPIAWGFLGVDGALATLHVEPEHRGRGIAVPLSKAIMRRGMSADGVFGAGSVKSEDSEVRERVGAWAHTEVAGYNTASQRVMEKMGGQILTTVTWTVVELLD, from the coding sequence ATGGCGATCTACATCTATGAACACGATGCAGCCACAACAATACCGGTACTCATCTCTGAACTACCGTATTCCACGACTCTGCTCCGGCGAATCCAACATGGCATCGCTTATCCACATGAGACCGCCCACCTACTGGCAACTTTTCCGCCCGGATTCCCCCCCGGGGCTGGACAGCCGTGGCTGGCTGCGCGAGTGGATCTTTTCTCCGGCCGCACAACCCAAATGATCATTTACTCCAGCCTCGAAGCGGAGCACACGTCAATTTCGCCGATCGTCACGATCGATAGTACTAGAGCCACTACATCGGAGAGATTAAATGTGGACACTGCAGGGTCCAATCAAAATGAAACCACCGATCATGATGCCGACACCGAGACCATCATTTCCACCTTTTCTGCCAACCCACCCATCTTAGCCGTGGCCCGCGCGCAGCTACTTGCCTTGCTTTCTTACGTCAAGACCAACCTGTTGCCATCCTACCTGTCATATTTGGAAAAATTAGCCCAAGCCACATCTACGGAAGCTGAAACCCTTCCCGTATCATTGTCCTCGACCCCAAACAACACCAGTCCCACTGCCAATAATAGTAGTGTTCCACTGATCCCTGCGCCCGATCCACAGGCTTTCCTTATTGGGAGCCTTCATACAGGTCTATTCTCTCTCCTACAGCGATCGGGATCTTACACCCTATCTGACTCGATACCCAAGATCCGGGTCCATCGCTTCGATGATCCACCTTATTATAAGTACTTTTTCCGGAGATCTGAATTCAGCCCCGAGGCAGAGTCTGGACGATCTGCCGATCTGCCGTCCGCCGATCTTTCCCTCCCATCCGGATATAGATTCCGGGACCGAAAGGGGAGGGAGGGTGTTCTGAGTACCCATCTGGATCTTGTGCAAAGTCGGACACACATCCCCAGGCCAAGGACACAGCTATCCACAATGCCCAGCGTGGCTGTTTATTTTGATGCCGGGTCCTGTGATTCGGAAGAAGTGCCTATTGCATGGGGATTCTTGGGTGTGGATGGCGCGTTGGCGACATTACATGTTGAACCGGAGCATCGGGGTCGCGGGATTGCAGTTCCATTGTCTAAGGCTATCATGCGTCGTGGGATGTCAGCAGATGGTGTTTTTGGAGCTGGAAGTGTCAAGTCCGAGGATAGTGAGGTTCGAGAGCGTGTTGGCGCTTGGGCGCATACTGAGGTGGCTGGGTATAACACGGCCAGTCAGAGGGTTATGGAAAAGATGGGGGGTCAGATTTTGACAACTGTCACCTGGACTGTTGTTGAACTGCTTGATTAA
- a CDS encoding ALG6, ALG8 glycosyltransferase family protein: protein MSPVEHVTEHAGFWKRMLGNPSAYEYARSLFSRTARSKRQCFHEEDVINPEAQSVLNGAEFGRMDPTGWFSHYKNCVQHFVDISQHTSQVQSIAAFINIRLPCQRPSESSAPMSESRPSSFVSLRPYIRRLIVTAQDSPTVIQGFFGGDWEAGVGCIYKQERVNYLFTAKSSGWVSTKAAYDISPDEETPFLRPLRDPSEDEIRVAEARWSEWLAMEDWMVGARSPW from the exons ATGTCACCTGTCGAACATGTCACTGAGCATGCAGGGTTCTGGAAGAGAATGTTGGGAAACCCCTCAGCGTATGAATATGCGCGATCCTTATTCTCGCGAACAGCTCGCTCAAA GCGCCAGTGCTTTCATGAAGAGGATGTAATCAATCCAGAGGCTCAGTCGGTGTTGAACGGGGCTGAATTTGGTCGCATGGACCCCACGGGCTGGTTCTCACACTACAAGAATTGTGTTCAGCACTTTGTCGACATTAGCCAGCACACATCTCAAGTGCAGTCTATTGCCGCGTTCATCAATATTCGACTCCCCTGCCAGCGACCTTCTGAGTCTAGCGCGCCGATGTCTGAATCCCGACCATCATCCTTTGTTTCACTACGTCCATACATTAGACGATTGATTGTCACGGCACAGGACTCGCCGACTGTCATTCAAGGCTTCTTCGGTGGGGATTGGGAGGCCGGCGTGGGCTGTATCTACAAACAAGAGCGGGTGAACTATCTGTTCACAGCTAAGAGCAGTGGGTGGGTATCCACCAAGGCCGCCTACGACATTTCGCCCGATGAAGAGACACCCTTCTTGAGGCCCCTGCGTGACCCCTCGGAGGATGAGATTCGAGTAGCCGAGGCGCGGTGGAGCGAGTGGCTGGCAATGGAAGATTGGATGGTCGGAGCGCGCAGTCCCTGGTAG
- a CDS encoding Copper fist DNA-binding encodes MSRVTPQSYHRTINKDQKKKKWACEACLRGHRVTSCKHHDRPLIRIKRKGRPFAICTMCNATPCTSPIEHARAKRDAELKSPSKKASSHGRLHPRHNPTGFLPIAPRPSPGPGPGPGPSGSSAGSVGRKPLSASGTKAKSRSGSKSGCSASSASSPGKTPAYHDAGGAGDWSGSEGSLAWMGSSRHAGSFSGSVVPGLDLSQTLSTEQGGSLSRSAPGSLYEYPVASEAETTAAAMFDPAYSLQPSSLAVSGAQIAPTLPMASPLEGVNPFDFSLDPALELSDSTLEYLADVDLNMDLEMPAMEEVFQVEDWSRYMWSAERGFEHLDTGFPPVSQ; translated from the exons ATGTCCCGAGTGACCCCTCAGTCCTACCACAGGACGATCAAtaaagaccaaaaaaaaaaaaag TGGGCGTGTGAAGCTTGTCTACGGGGCCACCGTGTAACCAGCTGCAAACACCATG ATCGTCCATTGATTCGGATCAAGCGCAAAGGCCGTCCTTTCGCCATATGTACAATGTGCAATGCCACACCCTGCACATCGCCCATCGAGCATGCGCGCGCAAAACGGGACGCAGAGCTCAAGTCTCCCTCAAAA AAAGCCTCGAGCCACGGAAGACTCCATCCGCGGCATAATCCAACCGGTTTCCTTCCCATTGCCCCTCGTCCAAGTCCAGGTCCCGGTCCAGGTCCAGGTCCATCGGGGTCGAGCGCGGGTTCGGTGGGGAGGAAGCCTCTCTCAGCGTCTGGGACAAAGGCGAAGTCCAGGTCCGGGTCAAAGTCGGGCTGTTCGGCTTCGTCGGCGTCATCGCCCGGGAAGACTCCTGCCTACCATGATGCTGGTGGAGCAGGAGATTGGTCGGGCTCAGAGGGCTCGCTAGCTTGGATGGGGTCATCTAGACACGCTGGGTCATTCTCTGGGTCAGTTGTGCCCGGGTTGGACTTGAGCCAGACACTCAGCACAGAGCAGGGTGGCTCCCTCTCACGTTCCGCACCGGGCTCGCTGTATGAGTATCCCGTTGCCTCGGAGGCCGAGACCACGGCGGCTGCTATGTTTGATCCGGCATATTCTCTCCAGCCTTCTTCGCTGGCTGTTTCGGGCGCCCAGATTGCGCCGACATTGCCCATGGCTAGTCCGCTCGAAGGGGTGAACCCCTTTGATTTCTCGCTGGACCCTGCGCTGGAATTGAGTGATAGCACATTGGAGTATCTGGCCGACGTCGACCTAAACATGGATTTGGAGATGCCGGCGATGGAGGAAGTGTTTCAGGTGGAGGATTGGTCCCGATATATGTGGTCGGCTGAGAGAGGGTTCGAGCATCTAGATACCGGATTTCCGCCTGTCTCGCAATAA